One genomic segment of Bombyx mori chromosome W, ASM3026992v2 includes these proteins:
- the LOC134201631 gene encoding WAS/WASL-interacting protein family member 3-like — MRSALASDSGAINPTRPSAGKKRGRRKTAIPTSDDGGASSSGTEVPEKTMAIEEVTPVVSVPATSEDAMPAPQWAPVRRRGAVSPATSVESMSTSAASLASGDETFRDLDLALVNLGKLLSTVASKGAEPGSSYRKRLWEAAAMVRTRLIPTMSKLYDLVESREVESKDLVAHCDSSESRIPGDTPALRGGTPLLPRPPLARSGPPAGAMDTDVHLRSAVGLTAQMPEPNPVVPVPLAPTPALPRPPRRVELRPAPPPRISAAPASARRGRLSPAPARAEDIRSPLARMVDEWPALPPPLSPSRAAGLQARGPHNTAAGIEEVDYSLPSREEMVACISRAVAVEVSKHFAGLEEILRSLIDSGDCVPAPTTAAAPRGQAARPTSIPTPSARLARRRGRDQNNKGTGAQNPAPKSQPRPLPAPPSSMDEGWTEVVKRGKKAKQQTAALVAPRGGRAPTAAARSTELAAVVAPRESRALATRKQNGKKKNPRATRSAAVVVTLLPAAAEKGLTYNDVMARARAAAG; from the coding sequence atgcgctctgcgctcgccagcgactcGGGTGCAATCAATCCCACCAGACCATCGGCGGGGAAAAAGAGGGGGAGAAGAAAGACGGCAATACCAACTTCCGATGACGGCGGCGCATCATCCTCCGGCACTGAGGTACCGGAAAAAACGATGGCCATCGAGGAGGTGACTCCGGTAGTTTCGGTGCCTGCTACGTCGGAAGACGCGATGCCCGCTCCCCAGTGGGCACCAGTGAGGAGGAGGGGCGCTGTGTCACCGGCGACGTCCGTGGAGTCCATGTCGACGTCGGCCgcgtccctggctagcggggacgagACGTTCCGGGACCTCGACCTTGCATTGGTTAATTTGGGTAAGTTGCTGTCGACTGTGGCTTccaagggcgccgagccaggcagcagTTACCGGAAACGGCTCTGGGAGGCAGCCGCTATGGTGAGAACGAGGCTGATCCCCACCATGTCCAAGCTTTATGACTTAGTAGAGAGCCGAGAGGTGGAGAGCAAGGATCTCGTCGCTCATTGTGACTCCAGCGAGAGTCGCATCCCGGGAGACACCCCGGCCTTGCGAGGAGGGACTCCCTTGTTGCCGAGGCCTCCGCTAGCACGCTCTGGACCCCCCGCGGGGGCGATGGATACTGACGTGCACTTGCGGTCGGCGGTGGGTTTGACAGCGCAAATGCCAGAGCCCAATCCTGTGGTCCCTGTCCCGCTAGCACCTACCCCCGCGCTCCCTCGCCCTCCACGAAGGGTTGAGTTAAGGCCTGCGCCGCCTCCGCGGATATCGGCCGCCCCTGCGTCTGCACGGAGAGGAAGGCTAAGCCCTGCGCCAGCGCGGGCTGAAgacatccgttcgccactggcgaggatggtgGATGAGTGGCCGGCGCTACCGCCGCCTCTTTCACCCTCGCGTGCTGCGGGATTGCAGGCTCGCGGGCCACACAACACGGCTGCTGGGATAGAAGAGGTGGACTACTCCCTCCCAAGCAGAGAGGAAATGGTGGCCTGTAtctcgcgggcggtggcggttgaGGTCAGCAAGCACTTTGCCGGCCTCGAGGAGATACTCCGCTCTTTGATTGATTCCGGAGATTGCGTCCCGGCGCCAACAACCGCAGCCGCCCCGCGGGGCCAGGCCGCCCGGCCGACCTCTATCCCCACGCCATCCGCGAGGTTGGCCCGGCGTAGAGGCCGGGACCAGAATAACAAGGGTACGGGTGCCCAGAATCCTGCCCCGAAATCCCAACCCCGTCCCCTTCCTGCTCCCCCgtcaagcatggacgagggctggacggaagtggtgaagcggggcaAGAAAGCTAAGCAGCAGACAGCGGCTCTGGTAGCTCCCAGAGGGGGTCGAGCGCCAACTGCGGCAGCCCGAAGCACAGAGCTGGCGGCCGTGGTTGCTCCTCGTGAGAGTCGAGCACTGGCAACCAGGAAGCAGAACGGCAAAAAGAAGAATCCGCGCGCAACGCGGTCGGCTGCCGTCGTAGTGACGTTGCTACCGGCcgccgccgaaaagggcctcacctataatGACGTGATGGCCCGAGCGCGCGCGGCT